One window of Trifolium pratense cultivar HEN17-A07 linkage group LG5, ARS_RC_1.1, whole genome shotgun sequence genomic DNA carries:
- the LOC123883303 gene encoding tRNA (guanine-N(7)-)-methyltransferase-like yields MCCCCGWRMLQLQVQSHNKYKLYHNCSALSALMLPQSLSPFRPLSSSSFSQPIVPEQQQQQQKPQLRSSQLVSLEYADLNLSYDLNLGHGRIRQHVNPFSPSFSTPAQVPDWNQVFADPTLPLMVDIGCGSGRFLMWLAKRTPKVRNYLGLEIRQKMVKRAEVWLKDLALDNIHFLFANAPISFKQLVESYPGPLQLVSILCPDPHFKKKHHKRRVLQKPLVGAIVDNLSPGGQVFIQSDVLEVALDMKNQLDEVNALSHIDALNPDILCDSEGWLLSNPMGIRTEREIHAEFEGAKIYRRLYEKKQM; encoded by the exons atgtgttgttgttgtggttggCGTATGTTACAGTTACAAGTACAAAGTCACAACAAGTACAAGTTATATCACAATTGTAGTGCTCTTTCTGCACTCATGTTACCACAATCACTCTCACCCTTTCGtcctctttcttcttcttcattttcccAACCAATAGTTccagaacaacaacaacaacaacaaaagccACAACTACGAAGCTCACAACTTGTCTCATTGGAATATGCTGACCTCAACCTCTCTTACGATTtg AATCTGGGTCATGGCAGAATCAGGCAACATGTCAATCCTTTCAGTCCTTCTTTCTCT ACTCCTGCACAAGTACCAGACTGGAACCAGGTCTTTGCAGACCCTACATTGCCACTCATGGTGGATATTGGATGTG GAAGCGGCAGGTTTCTTATGTGGCTTGCAAAAAGAACACCTAAAGTGAGAAATTATTTGGGATTGGAAATACGGCAAAAG ATGGTCAAGCGTGCTGAGGTATGGCTAAAAGATCTGGCTCTGGATAACAT ACATTTCTTGTTTGCAAATGCCCCAATTTCTTTCAAGCAGTTGGTAGAATCATATCCTGGACCCTTGCAGTTAGTTTCAATTTTG TGTCCAGACCCTCATTTCAAGAAAAAACATCATAAAAGAAGAGTTTTGCAGAAGCCTTTAGTTGGTGCTATCGTAGATAATTTATCTCCTGGAGGACAG GTGTTTATACAATCCGATGTGCTTGAAGTGGCACTTGACATGAAAAACCAGCTTGATGAAGTTAATGCACTTAGTCACATAGATGCTTTGAACCCTGATATATTGTGTGATAGTGAAGGATGGTTATTAAGCAACCCTATGGGGATTAGGACTGAGAGAGAGATTCACGCAGAATTCGAAGGAGCGAAAATCTATCGAAGGTTGTACGAGAAGAA